GGTGATTCGGGCTTTTTCCCCGTCACTCAAGGGCAAACCACTTTCCAGGCGAGCCTTCAATGAACCCAGAATGCTGTTAATTTCGAGCAATTCGGTATTGATCTCATGGAGTTCGTCGCGAGCCTCACAGAGCTTCTCGCGCACGCGGTAGTCGATTCCCGCCTCCAGTTCGGTGCGCAGCCCCGAGGGTGCGCCGACCTTGTTCGCTTCGATACCGCCCAGGGCGATACAATCCCCGCCGGTAATCATCCCCTTGGGGAGGCTGACCAGCCCCAGGCACTTGATCAGGGAATTGCGGATTTCATTCTGCACGAGAACATGGTTGGCGCATTCCACCTCGACATCGTTAAGGAAATGCGCCGTCAAATTACCCCGGCAGAGGATTTTCCCCGTCCCCTTCCCGGCCATGCCGCGCAACTCCACATCCCCTTCGGATTCGATGAGACAGGCCCCGGCAATCCCGCCGATTTTAACGCCCCGCCGCGCTTTGATCTGAAAACCGTCCGGAACATCCCCACGCACCTCGACAAAACCGATAAAATCGATATGCCCGGTTTCCAGGTCGATATCGCCTTCGACCAGATGAATCTCGCTGACTTCGAGCATCTTGCCGTCAAAAACGACTCGCCCTTCCCGTTCGGCATGAATCTGTCTTTGGGCATCGGGGCCGCGCACTCCCTCTCCCAGCTCGAGGGCCAAGGGTTCACCAGCCACAGCCGCCACAACTTCCCCCCGAACTCCCTTGCCGTCCGTTCCCGGAGTGGCGGGGCGCAAGGTTCCGATCAACTGACCCGGCCGGACATTGCCATGAAC
This genomic stretch from Desulfuromonas acetexigens harbors:
- a CDS encoding DUF342 domain-containing protein, translating into MTDTAEPLPNSLTVQSSDGSYALRLVVVNDGLECRGAVVVKKPSLELSPERLLAIFKEFGIRYGLIKQQCLELCYAVRHGKSCSNLLLARGTLPFPGKDGYVEFSPGVYRERPDFSEAEDGHVDFRRLNVHGNVRPGQLIGTLRPATPGTDGKGVRGEVVAAVAGEPLALELGEGVRGPDAQRQIHAEREGRVVFDGKMLEVSEIHLVEGDIDLETGHIDFIGFVEVRGDVPDGFQIKARRGVKIGGIAGACLIESEGDVELRGMAGKGTGKILCRGNLTAHFLNDVEVECANHVLVQNEIRNSLIKCLGLVSLPKGMITGGDCIALGGIEANKVGAPSGLRTELEAGIDYRVREKLCEARDELHEINTELLEINSILGSLKARLESGLPLSDGEKARITELAAKLAECESQRQQLLNQIETLQGQDNNQANGKVNVKSLLFEGVIVAIGKARETIKAERQGPLSLIENSLDHQLRFLPMTPLMKTSRELERELLENSPPE